A genome region from Bacillota bacterium includes the following:
- the metG gene encoding methionine--tRNA ligase codes for MGKLYITTPIYYPSANLHIGHAYTTVAADALARFHRLRGDDTWFLTGTDEHGQKIEQAARAAGKEPLEFVDGIVAGIRDLWRVLDITYDDFIRTTEPRHQQVIGDIFTRLWQKGDIYLGRYEGWYCTGCEAYYTETQAKDAGYHCPDHDKPLERVGEDAYFFRLSAYADRLREHIERNPEFIQPPSRRQEMLSFIDQGLEDLCVSRSSFRWGIPVPFAPGHVVYVWIDALCNYISALGYPDGERYRRYWPADVHLVGKEILRFHTIIWPIILMALGEPLPRRVFGHGWLVLESGKMSKTRGNVVDPLVLVERYGLDAVRYFLLREIPFGADGYYSEEALVRRTNSDLANDLGNLVHRSLNMLKRFAGGRVPAPARREPVDDEIPALAAEVVESFARSMEDLQISTALAEVWRLVGRLNKYIDEAAPWALRRAGDERVNTVLYRMAEGIRLLSVLLKPVLVRSAPLMWESVGAPRPFAEVSWEDTRWGLLPPGSPVKVGEPLFPRRELGGAVVAGPHAVGTEGEAAAAGPGKGAPEAEAGEGEEDRGMATAEVGEGEEGPVSIDAFKRLDLRVARVAGAEKVPGADRLLRLRIDLGGEEREIVAGIAEHYRPEDVVGRSVVVIANLQPARIRGIESHGMLLAAQKGGRLVLVTTDGDIPSGARVT; via the coding sequence ATGGGAAAGTTATACATCACCACCCCCATCTACTATCCCAGTGCCAATCTCCACATCGGCCACGCGTACACCACGGTGGCGGCCGATGCCCTGGCCAGGTTCCACCGCCTACGGGGTGACGACACCTGGTTCCTGACCGGTACGGACGAGCACGGCCAGAAGATAGAGCAGGCGGCCCGCGCGGCCGGCAAGGAGCCCCTGGAGTTCGTGGACGGCATAGTGGCGGGCATCCGCGACCTCTGGCGGGTGCTGGACATCACGTACGACGACTTCATCCGCACCACTGAGCCGCGTCACCAGCAGGTGATCGGCGACATCTTCACCCGGCTATGGCAGAAGGGCGACATCTACCTGGGGCGGTACGAGGGCTGGTACTGCACCGGCTGCGAGGCGTACTACACCGAAACCCAGGCCAAGGACGCCGGCTACCACTGCCCGGACCACGACAAGCCCCTGGAACGGGTGGGCGAGGACGCCTACTTCTTCCGGTTGTCGGCGTACGCGGACCGGTTGCGCGAGCACATCGAGCGCAACCCGGAGTTCATCCAGCCCCCCTCACGGCGTCAGGAGATGCTGAGCTTCATCGACCAGGGCCTGGAGGACCTGTGCGTCTCGCGCAGTTCCTTCCGCTGGGGCATCCCGGTGCCGTTCGCACCGGGCCACGTGGTGTACGTGTGGATCGACGCCCTCTGCAACTACATCTCGGCGCTGGGATACCCGGACGGGGAACGGTACCGTCGTTACTGGCCGGCGGACGTGCATCTGGTGGGCAAGGAGATCCTCCGGTTCCACACCATCATCTGGCCCATCATCTTGATGGCCCTGGGCGAGCCCCTGCCCAGGCGGGTGTTCGGGCACGGCTGGCTGGTGCTGGAGTCGGGCAAGATGTCCAAGACCCGGGGTAACGTGGTGGATCCCCTGGTGCTGGTGGAGCGATACGGCCTGGACGCCGTGCGCTACTTCCTCCTGCGCGAGATCCCCTTCGGTGCGGACGGGTACTACAGCGAGGAGGCCCTGGTGCGGCGCACCAACAGCGACCTGGCCAACGACCTGGGTAACCTGGTGCACCGGAGCCTGAACATGCTGAAGCGGTTCGCGGGCGGCAGGGTGCCTGCACCCGCCCGACGGGAGCCGGTGGACGACGAAATCCCCGCCCTGGCCGCCGAGGTGGTGGAGAGCTTCGCCCGCTCTATGGAGGACCTGCAGATCTCCACGGCCCTGGCCGAGGTCTGGCGCCTGGTGGGACGCCTCAACAAGTACATCGATGAGGCTGCCCCCTGGGCCCTGCGCCGGGCCGGCGATGAGCGGGTGAATACGGTACTGTATCGGATGGCGGAAGGAATACGGCTCCTGAGCGTGTTGCTCAAGCCCGTGCTGGTGCGGTCGGCTCCCCTCATGTGGGAAAGCGTGGGGGCCCCCCGGCCCTTCGCCGAAGTGTCGTGGGAGGATACCCGCTGGGGACTGCTGCCTCCCGGCTCCCCCGTGAAGGTGGGCGAGCCCCTCTTCCCGCGCCGGGAGCTGGGCGGTGCGGTGGTGGCGGGTCCGCACGCCGTGGGCACGGAGGGCGAGGCCGCCGCCGCGGGCCCCGGGAAAGGTGCGCCGGAGGCGGAGGCGGGTGAGGGCGAGGAGGACCGGGGTATGGCCACCGCGGAGGTGGGCGAGGGCGAGGAGGGCCCGGTGTCCATCGATGCCTTCAAGCGGCTCGACCTGCGGGTGGCGCGGGTGGCGGGGGCCGAGAAGGTCCCCGGGGCCGACCGCCTGCTCAGGCTGCGGATCGACCTGGGCGGTGAGGAACGCGAGATCGTGGCGGGTATCGCCGAGCACTACCGGCCCGAGGACGTGGTGGGCCGGTCGGTGGTGGTGATCGCCAACCTGCAGCCGGCCCGCATCCGGGGC
- a CDS encoding N-6 DNA methylase, with protein sequence MSEDRLRQIATTLAQRPGHETVRALIRELVVNFLGLNDSDVRLEDPLPRIRGRIDALTGRTAMEIKSDLRRENKDAEEKLGRYLAELEDKSPERYIGITTDGALYRSYSLKHGNLRLLQEFVLSRDDPRQFLAWLDASLAARSTLPAEPETVRQVLGKGSLAWQVAKQELSGLWQEVGSRSSSLLRRQLWAKLLEMVYGSRVDADDLFFQHTYLSIVAKAVATRVLGGGLSEPEQLLSGRFFRDVRIFGVVEHDFFSWVLLASSGAEVVRRIAREVLRIRLEEMRHDILKGLYESLVDPEQRHDLGEYYTPDWLAAWICDHAITDPLNQRVLDPACGSGTFLFHAVRKFIAATEHAGLDRPTALSLCCRQVRGIDIHPLAVQIARVTYLLAIGQERLREHPALTIPVYLGDSLQWGGGIYGRIFGQDVSIPVNGGELYFPAAIAENPVLYDELVDVMIDLAAKACDDQPVRAWLTRKGMDDERVLSGVCETYRQLRQLLETGRDDIWGYYARNLSRPIWLSSKGERSDVLVGNPPWLSYRFMSDRIQERFRLACHNYNIWVGGKVATHQDLSSYFFVRCADLYLREGGTLAFIMPYGAMNARQYARLRSGQFGALMRFRFTEAWAFDEKVRPLFEIPSCVLFGSVTRGTTGVPATVKRYTGALPRKDATPEEAESHLAVSEAPWPTERGDEQSEYARLFKNGATVYPRVLVVVRKSSPGPLGEDPAYPRIESRRSGREKKPWSNVPPLGGTVEAEFLYHLWLGESVAPFRLLRPLLAVIPWDRVQGRLLDAEAARRTGYLRLATWLANAEAFWVKYGRRGVTLIEHLDHYGKLSSQFPSPVVRVVYAASGSLPAAAILEDAQGIAEHGLYWAAVKDRSEGLYLCSVLNSDVLRERIASRQVKGQWGARHFDKLPVSAPIPEFEARDALHQKLVEAGERAEQVASTVSVEEVTHFVRARQLIRRALEDAGLLAETNALVLELLS encoded by the coding sequence ATGTCGGAGGACCGGCTCAGGCAGATAGCCACCACCCTTGCTCAGCGCCCCGGTCACGAGACGGTCCGGGCACTGATCAGGGAGCTTGTCGTAAACTTCCTCGGGCTGAACGATTCCGACGTCAGGCTGGAAGACCCCCTTCCCCGGATACGCGGTCGGATCGATGCTTTGACCGGACGAACAGCCATGGAGATCAAGTCCGACCTTAGACGTGAAAACAAGGACGCCGAAGAAAAGCTTGGGCGATACCTCGCAGAACTGGAAGACAAGAGCCCGGAAAGGTACATAGGCATCACCACCGACGGTGCCCTTTACCGCTCGTACTCCCTAAAACACGGGAACCTGAGACTCCTGCAAGAGTTCGTTCTCTCCCGAGACGACCCCAGGCAGTTTCTGGCGTGGCTGGATGCATCCCTGGCCGCGCGGTCCACGTTGCCTGCGGAACCGGAAACGGTCCGGCAGGTGCTCGGCAAGGGAAGCCTCGCCTGGCAGGTAGCCAAGCAAGAGCTTTCAGGCCTTTGGCAGGAGGTCGGTAGCCGCTCGAGTTCCCTACTCAGACGGCAACTGTGGGCCAAGTTGCTCGAGATGGTCTACGGATCGCGCGTCGACGCCGACGATTTGTTTTTCCAGCACACGTACCTGAGCATAGTGGCTAAAGCTGTGGCCACTCGGGTCCTGGGCGGCGGCCTGTCTGAGCCGGAACAGTTGCTGTCCGGCCGGTTCTTTCGCGACGTGCGCATCTTCGGTGTGGTGGAGCACGACTTTTTCAGTTGGGTCCTCCTGGCATCGTCGGGCGCCGAGGTGGTCAGACGCATTGCGCGCGAGGTGCTGCGCATACGCCTCGAGGAAATGCGCCACGACATCTTGAAAGGCCTGTACGAGTCACTGGTCGATCCTGAACAGCGCCACGACCTGGGGGAGTACTATACGCCCGACTGGCTGGCTGCGTGGATCTGCGACCATGCCATCACTGACCCCCTCAACCAGAGGGTTCTGGACCCAGCTTGCGGGTCGGGTACGTTCCTCTTCCACGCAGTTCGCAAGTTTATTGCCGCCACAGAGCACGCCGGGTTGGACCGGCCAACTGCTCTTTCCCTTTGTTGCAGACAAGTACGGGGGATTGACATACACCCTCTTGCGGTTCAGATCGCCCGCGTGACCTATCTGCTGGCGATAGGCCAGGAACGGCTGCGTGAGCACCCCGCGCTGACGATCCCCGTTTACCTCGGCGACTCCCTCCAGTGGGGAGGCGGCATCTACGGCAGGATCTTCGGCCAGGACGTGTCGATCCCCGTGAATGGGGGCGAACTCTACTTTCCCGCCGCCATCGCGGAGAATCCGGTGCTTTACGACGAACTGGTGGATGTCATGATCGACCTTGCCGCGAAGGCTTGCGATGACCAGCCGGTGAGGGCGTGGTTGACCCGCAAGGGGATGGACGACGAGCGAGTTCTGAGTGGTGTGTGCGAGACCTACAGGCAGTTGCGGCAACTCCTGGAGACAGGCAGGGACGACATATGGGGTTACTACGCGCGAAACCTCAGTCGGCCCATATGGCTGTCTAGCAAGGGCGAGCGCTCGGACGTGCTGGTGGGAAACCCGCCCTGGCTATCATACCGGTTCATGTCCGATCGCATCCAGGAACGGTTTCGCCTGGCGTGTCACAACTACAACATATGGGTGGGCGGCAAGGTGGCCACCCATCAGGACCTGTCTTCCTACTTCTTCGTCAGGTGTGCGGACCTGTACCTTCGCGAAGGCGGTACCCTTGCCTTCATCATGCCGTACGGAGCGATGAATGCCCGACAGTATGCCCGCTTACGGTCCGGCCAGTTCGGGGCACTGATGAGGTTCCGGTTCACCGAAGCCTGGGCCTTCGATGAGAAGGTCCGGCCTCTCTTCGAGATCCCGTCTTGCGTCCTTTTCGGCAGCGTTACCAGGGGAACGACCGGGGTGCCCGCGACTGTCAAGAGGTACACCGGTGCGCTCCCGCGGAAGGACGCAACTCCTGAGGAGGCAGAATCGCATCTGGCTGTGAGCGAAGCGCCCTGGCCCACCGAAAGGGGAGACGAACAGTCCGAGTACGCGAGACTGTTCAAGAACGGTGCCACCGTCTATCCCCGGGTCCTCGTCGTGGTGAGAAAGTCTTCTCCCGGTCCGCTGGGCGAGGATCCTGCCTATCCGCGGATTGAGAGCCGCAGGAGCGGCCGCGAGAAGAAACCCTGGAGCAATGTGCCGCCACTTGGCGGTACGGTCGAAGCAGAGTTCCTGTACCACTTGTGGTTGGGGGAATCCGTCGCACCGTTCCGGCTCTTGCGCCCGCTACTGGCGGTCATCCCGTGGGATCGGGTGCAGGGTCGGCTGCTGGATGCGGAGGCTGCACGCCGGACGGGCTACCTGCGCCTGGCGACTTGGCTTGCCAATGCCGAAGCCTTCTGGGTCAAATACGGCAGACGAGGGGTCACCCTCATCGAGCACCTGGACCATTACGGCAAGCTGTCATCTCAGTTCCCATCCCCGGTGGTAAGAGTTGTGTATGCCGCATCAGGCTCCTTGCCTGCTGCCGCTATCCTGGAAGATGCGCAGGGGATTGCGGAACACGGCCTCTACTGGGCTGCCGTCAAGGATCGATCGGAGGGCCTGTACCTGTGCAGCGTTCTGAACAGCGATGTGCTGAGGGAGCGGATTGCCAGCCGGCAGGTCAAAGGCCAGTGGGGAGCACGCCACTTCGACAAGCTGCCAGTGAGCGCTCCCATCCCCGAGTTCGAAGCCCGAGATGCCCTGCACCAGAAGCTAGTAGAAGCGGGCGAGCGGGCTGAGCAAGTTGCGTCTACTGTCTCCGTGGAGGAAGTCACCCATTTCGTGCGGGCACGCCAGCTCATCCGCCGGGCGCTTGAGGACGCGGGCCTCCTGGCTGAAACCAACGCCCTGGTGCTGGAGTTGCTGTCTTAA
- a CDS encoding ATP-binding protein produces MRFQVVGATTPHEVWVVSGERPLRVSEMVVLEDELLGNPQAQVVETRSHNRFFPLTTDQGAPDRQVLQALQLMGYDVQQEEVHLARVRLLEEAPFPVRVGITARPATFAEVRHRLVRASPARGLVLGVIKSTEEMVPELDDDLQDLVCTVRGDEVRPQDGVPFLIGPASWQQYPHLGIFGGSGSGKSFAVRVILEELMRLDLPAVVLDPHFEMDFSQPAPGLPPGGARGFEGQFRTLLIGQEVGVDFTELGTYDLINLLGAVTPLTEPMANAVELLHRRMDSYTSFANRVADLATALEEGKAGLDRRGQDPSLPAQEKQRHARLLELLGEFGSLPLASVRGIQWRLRRLEHAGLFGADIRPVEQLLLAGKVAVIQGPIWLLEVFAAYLLGNLYRRRRSYRDALQRGEQSSFFPPFVVVTDEAHNFAPRGLEAPAKRLLREIAQEGRKYGVFLVLATQRPALLDETVTAQLNTKFVFRTVRASDLEVIKEETDMTADEVRRLPYLPTGDTFVSAAAIGRTIPVRIRAAWSAAPHARDPWEELRQRQTAWQEKAWEAVADLLPISTANLVHLLPRLRERLGEDLGPKEVVDWLDRLANEGRLHRAQTPFGATYRAPGHPA; encoded by the coding sequence GTGCGCTTTCAGGTGGTGGGTGCCACCACCCCGCATGAAGTGTGGGTGGTATCGGGGGAGCGGCCCCTGCGGGTGAGCGAGATGGTGGTGCTGGAGGACGAGTTGCTGGGCAATCCCCAGGCCCAGGTGGTGGAGACCCGCTCCCATAACCGGTTTTTCCCGCTGACCACGGACCAGGGGGCCCCCGACCGCCAGGTCCTGCAGGCCCTACAGCTGATGGGGTACGACGTGCAGCAGGAGGAAGTCCACCTGGCCCGCGTGCGGCTGCTGGAGGAGGCGCCGTTCCCGGTGCGGGTGGGGATCACCGCCCGCCCGGCCACCTTCGCCGAGGTGCGGCACCGGCTGGTGCGGGCGTCTCCCGCCCGGGGGCTGGTGCTGGGCGTGATCAAGAGCACCGAGGAAATGGTGCCCGAGCTGGACGACGACTTGCAGGATCTCGTGTGCACGGTGCGGGGCGATGAGGTCCGTCCCCAGGACGGGGTGCCCTTCCTGATCGGCCCCGCTTCCTGGCAGCAGTATCCCCACCTGGGCATCTTCGGAGGGTCGGGGTCGGGGAAGTCCTTCGCCGTACGCGTGATCCTGGAGGAACTTATGCGCCTGGACCTGCCCGCCGTGGTCCTGGACCCCCACTTCGAGATGGATTTCTCCCAGCCCGCGCCGGGGCTACCGCCGGGAGGGGCACGGGGTTTCGAGGGGCAGTTCCGCACCCTGCTCATCGGCCAGGAGGTGGGGGTGGACTTCACCGAACTGGGGACGTACGACCTGATCAACCTCCTGGGGGCGGTGACCCCCCTCACCGAGCCCATGGCCAATGCCGTGGAACTGCTGCACCGGCGCATGGATTCCTACACTTCCTTCGCCAACCGGGTGGCGGACCTGGCGACGGCCCTCGAAGAGGGGAAGGCGGGGCTGGATCGGCGCGGCCAGGATCCCTCCCTGCCGGCCCAGGAAAAGCAGCGCCACGCCCGCCTCCTGGAGTTGCTGGGCGAGTTCGGCAGCCTGCCCCTGGCCTCGGTGCGAGGCATTCAGTGGCGCCTGCGCCGCCTGGAGCACGCCGGCCTGTTTGGCGCCGACATCCGGCCGGTGGAGCAGTTGCTGCTGGCGGGGAAGGTGGCGGTCATCCAGGGGCCCATCTGGTTGCTGGAGGTCTTTGCCGCCTACCTGCTGGGGAACCTGTACCGCCGGCGCCGTTCTTACCGGGATGCCCTGCAGCGGGGGGAGCAGTCTTCCTTCTTCCCGCCCTTCGTGGTGGTCACCGACGAGGCCCACAACTTCGCCCCCCGCGGGCTGGAGGCGCCCGCCAAGCGCCTTCTCCGCGAGATCGCCCAGGAGGGCCGCAAGTACGGGGTATTCCTGGTACTGGCCACCCAGCGCCCCGCCCTCCTGGACGAGACCGTCACCGCCCAGCTCAACACCAAGTTCGTCTTCCGCACCGTGCGGGCCAGCGACCTGGAAGTGATCAAGGAAGAGACCGATATGACCGCGGACGAGGTCCGCCGCCTGCCTTACCTCCCCACTGGCGACACCTTCGTCTCCGCCGCCGCCATCGGGCGCACCATCCCCGTGCGCATCCGGGCGGCCTGGAGTGCCGCCCCCCACGCCCGCGATCCCTGGGAGGAACTGCGGCAGCGCCAGACGGCATGGCAGGAGAAGGCATGGGAGGCGGTGGCCGACCTCCTCCCCATCTCCACCGCCAACCTGGTGCACCTCCTGCCCAGGCTGCGCGAGAGGCTGGGCGAGGACCTGGGCCCCAAAGAGGTGGTGGACTGGCTGGATCGCCTCGCCAATGAGGGCCGGCTCCACAGGGCCCAGACCCCTTTCGGCGCCACCTACCGCGCCCCCGGCCATCCCGCGTAG
- a CDS encoding NAD(P)H-dependent oxidoreductase, protein MGGVLVVGMVASPRKGMNTDTLVRRTLEGARAAGAETGLIYLNDLEVRPCQACPRPPRALLSGWRTILEIRGMLWSR, encoded by the coding sequence GTGGGCGGCGTGCTGGTGGTGGGGATGGTGGCAAGTCCCCGCAAGGGGATGAATACGGACACGCTGGTAAGGCGGACCCTGGAAGGTGCCCGCGCAGCGGGGGCCGAGACCGGCCTCATCTACCTCAATGACCTGGAGGTCAGGCCCTGCCAGGCCTGCCCCCGGCCGCCGAGGGCGCTTTTATCTGGGTGGCGGACTATTCTCGAGATCCGGGGCATGCTCTGGTCACGATGA
- a CDS encoding ADP-ribosylglycohydrolase family protein, which yields MRERYRGTLLGVAVGDALGAPIEFMRWDEIRARYGPEGVRGYVPGPYGRAAITDDTQMTLATARGLLRAASLLASGDREDVARFIYGAYLEWLAAQDDPGQRRAPGLTCLAALRSGKMGTVERPLNDSKGCGGVMRVAPVGLALPGQPDAAFALGVRTAAITHGHAGGYLPAGSLAALLSRLVAGQDLHEAAAAEAHRRELDPDTRHLLGRAMDLAQGDLPPAHAIAALGEGWTGDEALAIGVFCALRYAGSPAKDDCFRQGVLASVNHSGDSDSTGAVAGGILGAWLGEGAIPPDWLTDLEGRASLVMVADEIYGAFGTPAPPSVPR from the coding sequence GTGCGCGAGCGCTATCGTGGAACCCTCCTGGGCGTGGCGGTGGGAGACGCCCTCGGTGCTCCCATCGAGTTCATGAGGTGGGACGAGATCAGGGCGCGATACGGGCCGGAGGGAGTGCGGGGGTACGTCCCTGGACCCTACGGGCGGGCCGCCATCACCGATGACACCCAGATGACCCTGGCCACCGCCCGGGGGTTGCTTCGTGCCGCTTCCCTGCTCGCGTCCGGGGACCGGGAGGACGTCGCACGGTTCATCTACGGTGCCTACCTGGAGTGGCTGGCAGCGCAGGACGACCCGGGCCAGCGAAGGGCGCCGGGGCTAACCTGCCTCGCGGCACTGAGGTCTGGGAAGATGGGCACGGTCGAGCGCCCCCTCAACGATAGCAAGGGTTGCGGAGGAGTTATGCGGGTGGCGCCGGTGGGCCTGGCGCTGCCGGGGCAGCCCGACGCCGCCTTCGCCTTGGGGGTGCGCACCGCCGCCATCACCCACGGCCACGCAGGCGGATACCTCCCGGCCGGGTCGCTGGCTGCGCTGCTTTCCCGGCTGGTGGCCGGCCAGGATCTGCACGAGGCGGCGGCTGCCGAGGCACATCGGCGTGAGCTGGACCCTGACACCCGGCACCTGCTGGGCCGGGCCATGGACCTGGCCCAGGGCGATCTGCCGCCGGCTCATGCCATCGCGGCTCTGGGCGAAGGGTGGACGGGTGACGAGGCACTGGCGATAGGCGTGTTCTGCGCCCTGAGGTACGCTGGATCGCCGGCGAAGGACGATTGCTTCCGGCAGGGCGTGCTGGCATCCGTCAACCATTCGGGCGACAGCGATAGCACCGGTGCGGTGGCGGGGGGAATCCTCGGTGCTTGGCTGGGCGAGGGTGCCATCCCGCCCGACTGGCTCACCGACCTGGAAGGCAGGGCGTCCCTCGTGATGGTGGCCGACGAGATATACGGGGCCTTCGGTACGCCTGCCCCGCCATCGGTGCCGAGGTAG
- a CDS encoding DNA double-strand break repair nuclease NurA yields MGLQGPGDIRRLREEISRLDGILGERSRFLEGRRQWLREQVAARVGRLRPLRRLCGEEMGAWLAGRSLAGVDGSCNLVGGSYPHYVAVMAAVGRTTRGEEAWAWEVWSPLDREERLGEDADEMARRRALSALEARVAAQVLERYSARLLLVDGPLVRLRIEAEQEWENLFAQARRQRTLPVGVIESVGTSVVASLLGEDLPPAWRGAFDRELLWGLLEPGEMLTVEHPHRPGLRTCFMRAGQDPAPTGLDFPTMVPADENLDAVADVLYTLTPQGGRGIPLWVDLVDARVRLEDHVVRALVESGISRENWLRFLASRRERRPF; encoded by the coding sequence ATGGGGTTGCAGGGGCCGGGTGACATCCGCCGCTTGAGGGAGGAAATCTCGCGTCTCGACGGCATCCTGGGGGAGCGTAGCCGCTTCCTGGAGGGGCGGCGCCAGTGGTTGCGGGAACAGGTGGCCGCCCGCGTGGGTCGCCTGCGTCCGCTCCGGCGCCTCTGCGGCGAGGAGATGGGGGCGTGGCTGGCGGGGCGCTCCCTGGCCGGGGTGGATGGTTCCTGCAACCTGGTGGGCGGGTCTTACCCCCATTATGTGGCGGTCATGGCGGCAGTGGGGCGCACCACGCGCGGCGAGGAGGCCTGGGCGTGGGAGGTTTGGAGCCCCCTCGACCGCGAGGAGCGCCTGGGCGAAGACGCCGATGAGATGGCCCGCCGCCGGGCCCTTTCCGCCCTGGAGGCGCGCGTCGCCGCCCAGGTGCTGGAACGTTACTCGGCCCGTCTCTTGCTCGTGGACGGACCGCTTGTGCGATTGCGCATCGAGGCCGAGCAGGAATGGGAAAACCTGTTCGCGCAGGCACGTCGCCAGCGCACCCTGCCCGTGGGTGTAATCGAATCGGTGGGGACGTCCGTGGTGGCGTCCCTTCTGGGTGAGGACCTGCCGCCGGCCTGGCGGGGCGCATTCGACCGCGAGCTGCTGTGGGGACTGCTGGAACCCGGGGAGATGCTCACCGTGGAGCATCCCCACCGCCCCGGGCTGCGCACCTGCTTCATGCGCGCGGGGCAGGACCCCGCCCCCACGGGCCTGGACTTCCCCACCATGGTGCCGGCCGACGAGAACCTGGATGCCGTCGCCGATGTCCTGTACACGCTCACTCCGCAGGGCGGCCGGGGTATCCCGCTGTGGGTCGACCTGGTGGATGCCCGCGTCCGCCTGGAGGACCACGTGGTACGCGCCCTGGTGGAGAGCGGCATTTCCCGGGAAAACTGGCTGCGCTTCCTGGCCTCCCGGCGCGAGCGCCGCCCCTTCTGA
- a CDS encoding AbrB/MazE/SpoVT family DNA-binding domain-containing protein codes for MKSTGIVRKVDELGRVVIPIELRRTMDIGEKDSLEIYVDGDKIILRKYEPACIFCGNAANVVHFQGKNVCRDCIQAMISQAG; via the coding sequence GTGAAGTCAACGGGCATCGTGCGGAAGGTGGACGAACTGGGGCGGGTGGTCATTCCCATCGAGCTTCGCCGTACCATGGACATCGGCGAAAAGGACTCCCTGGAGATATACGTCGACGGGGATAAGATCATCCTGCGCAAGTACGAGCCGGCCTGCATCTTCTGCGGGAACGCCGCCAACGTGGTGCACTTCCAGGGCAAGAACGTCTGCCGTGATTGCATCCAGGCCATGATCTCCCAGGCGGGCTAG
- a CDS encoding M20 family metallopeptidase, with product MVATEGVTGSGAAGDELRRRVGERVRALAPRLTEVARFLKEHPEVGHQEYEAQRLLCSVLEEAGFAVERGVGGLPTSFRAEHPSGGGRRPRIAFLAEYDALPEIGHGCGHNLIAAISLGAALALREEGRGTVVVLGTPAEETTGGKIAMCEAGVFDGLDAAMLVHPGWQTSVGGSSLASHPVEIEFFGRAAHAAAAPEKGINALDALLLTFQAVHAVRPRLDPAVRLPGIILDGGTAPNVVPDHTRARFSLRAADARYLEEVVVPAVLDCARGAAQATGCRLEWRFYEPLFQDMRGNPVLARLFADEMRHRGHRVEELPPTERGGSTDVGNVSHRVPAVQPSVAIGDPPPPGHTREFAEATLSEPALRAMLDACTALAVTGARLLHDAGLVEEAWQAWRQRMQEAGAGAP from the coding sequence ATGGTGGCAACTGAGGGTGTGACGGGCAGCGGTGCGGCCGGGGACGAACTGCGCCGGCGCGTGGGGGAGAGGGTGAGGGCCCTCGCGCCCCGCCTCACCGAGGTGGCCCGCTTTCTCAAGGAGCATCCGGAAGTTGGCCACCAGGAGTACGAGGCCCAGCGGTTGCTCTGCAGCGTCCTGGAGGAGGCCGGCTTTGCGGTAGAGCGGGGCGTCGGCGGCCTGCCCACCTCGTTCCGGGCCGAGCACCCGTCCGGAGGGGGCAGGCGCCCCCGCATCGCCTTCCTGGCCGAATACGACGCCCTGCCCGAGATCGGGCACGGGTGCGGGCACAACCTCATTGCCGCCATCAGCCTGGGCGCTGCCCTCGCCCTCCGTGAGGAGGGGCGCGGCACCGTGGTGGTGCTGGGCACCCCGGCGGAGGAGACCACCGGGGGCAAGATCGCCATGTGCGAGGCCGGGGTGTTTGACGGCCTGGACGCGGCCATGCTGGTGCACCCGGGCTGGCAGACGTCGGTGGGAGGCTCCAGCCTGGCCTCCCACCCGGTGGAGATCGAGTTCTTCGGGCGGGCGGCGCACGCCGCCGCCGCGCCCGAGAAGGGCATCAACGCCCTGGATGCGCTGCTTCTCACCTTCCAGGCGGTGCACGCCGTGCGGCCGCGCCTGGACCCCGCCGTGCGCCTGCCCGGCATCATCCTGGACGGGGGGACGGCGCCCAACGTGGTGCCCGACCACACCCGCGCCCGGTTCAGCCTGAGGGCGGCGGATGCCCGCTACCTGGAGGAGGTGGTGGTGCCGGCGGTACTCGACTGTGCCCGCGGCGCTGCCCAGGCCACCGGTTGCCGGCTCGAGTGGCGGTTCTACGAGCCCCTGTTCCAGGACATGAGGGGAAACCCCGTGCTGGCCCGTCTGTTCGCGGACGAGATGCGCCACCGGGGCCACCGGGTGGAGGAGTTGCCCCCCACCGAGCGCGGTGGGTCCACGGACGTGGGTAACGTCTCCCACCGGGTCCCGGCGGTGCAGCCGTCGGTGGCCATAGGCGACCCACCGCCGCCCGGCCACACCCGCGAGTTCGCGGAAGCCACCCTGTCGGAGCCGGCGCTGCGCGCCATGCTCGACGCCTGCACCGCCCTGGCCGTCACCGGTGCCCGGCTGCTGCACGATGCCGGCCTGGTGGAGGAGGCCTGGCAGGCGTGGCGCCAGAGAATGCAGGAGGCGGGTGCCGGTGCCCCCTGA